The following coding sequences are from one Acidobacteriota bacterium window:
- a CDS encoding ATP-binding protein — translation MYNEKKAMIIKERTHKLEEKLFETEAMMISWFIELRWIAFALALIFCLWGVYIFGVVKESTCRVPLTIFTVSIGISNGIFLYLSKKQISTRLQLFIQIISDLFILTGILHHSGGAENPLFMLYVFHVFIASILLSKSDAYKVTVMACVFFATLSILEYSHILPHYTLEVFPHYEDKHASHDPLYTFGILGVFIMVMFVSTLFATSLAENLRTQIKKQKEIASQLVQAAKMSAIGEIAGNIAHEINNPIGIIIMKTKTLLSDFRQHLSEKVISDIEKIDKHAARIATIITGLLSFARPSVNKKEPLDINKVIEESFNLIRSRVEIERISLKFDLEGNLPRIIGNFNELQQVIINIVNNAVDAMPDGGELMVRTSRSGYMNNQTTEDVEIEIADTGKGIPSEHKELIFTPFFTTKGKKGTGLGLTICDGIIRDHNGKIRIESTLGKGSRFHIFLPCARGEQVYTGEKN, via the coding sequence ATGTATAATGAAAAAAAAGCAATGATTATAAAAGAACGAACCCATAAACTGGAAGAGAAATTGTTTGAAACTGAAGCCATGATGATAAGCTGGTTTATAGAGCTTCGCTGGATAGCTTTTGCCCTTGCATTGATTTTTTGTTTATGGGGTGTGTACATTTTTGGTGTTGTCAAAGAAAGTACATGCCGTGTACCTTTAACCATTTTTACTGTTTCTATAGGAATTAGTAATGGTATTTTTCTTTATCTATCAAAAAAGCAGATCTCAACCCGTTTACAACTTTTTATTCAGATTATTTCTGACCTTTTTATTTTGACAGGCATATTGCATCATTCCGGTGGTGCTGAAAATCCATTGTTCATGCTATATGTATTTCATGTATTTATAGCGAGTATACTTCTATCTAAAAGTGATGCATATAAAGTAACAGTTATGGCATGTGTTTTTTTTGCCACTCTTTCTATTCTTGAATACTCTCATATTCTACCACACTATACTTTGGAAGTCTTTCCTCATTATGAAGATAAACATGCCTCCCATGATCCCCTTTATACGTTTGGAATTTTAGGGGTTTTTATCATGGTGATGTTTGTTTCAACATTATTTGCTACATCCCTTGCTGAAAATTTGCGCACTCAAATCAAAAAGCAAAAAGAGATAGCCTCACAACTTGTCCAGGCTGCAAAAATGTCAGCGATTGGAGAAATAGCGGGAAATATTGCCCATGAAATAAACAATCCAATTGGTATCATAATAATGAAAACAAAAACATTGCTTTCAGATTTTCGACAACATCTATCAGAAAAGGTAATCTCAGACATTGAGAAAATAGACAAACATGCAGCACGAATTGCAACTATTATAACTGGTCTTTTGAGTTTTGCACGTCCATCGGTGAATAAAAAAGAACCCCTTGATATAAATAAAGTTATAGAGGAAAGTTTTAATTTAATACGATCGCGAGTTGAAATTGAACGGATTTCTTTAAAATTTGATTTAGAAGGCAATCTTCCAAGAATTATTGGAAATTTTAATGAATTACAACAGGTTATCATCAATATTGTAAATAATGCTGTTGATGCAATGCCAGATGGTGGAGAACTTATGGTTCGAACTTCTCGTTCAGGATATATGAATAATCAGACCACTGAAGATGTGGAAATTGAGATCGCTGATACTGGAAAAGGTATTCCGTCCGAGCACAAAGAGTTAATTTTTACGCCATTTTTTACAACCAAGGGTAAAAAAGGCACGGGACTGGGCCTTACCATATGCGATGGAATAATCAGAGATCATAATGGAAAAATCAGGATTGAATCAACCCTTGGAAAGGGAAGCAGGTTTCATATTTTTCTTCCCTGTGCAAGAGGTGAACAAGTTTATACGGGAGAAAAAAATTAA
- a CDS encoding sigma-54 dependent transcriptional regulator, translated as MKIPKVLIVDDEPDMLEVCEDALKRLDLSVSTEANVLNALEMLNKNDWALVLVDLKMPEMDGISFLKKVLEISPETMVCMITGYPTVETAVEAIKLGAYDYVIKPFTPEQIRVVVKRALEQKYLREENVFLRRHFEQTYKFDNIVGKSQPMQKIFELINQVAPTDSDVLLIGESGTGKELIARSIHTRSNRKDRPFVPVDCSAIPENLMESEFFGYEKGAFTDASTSRMGLLEFAHKGTFFLDEICELSLSLQAKLLRTLQERSFRRIGAREEKRVDVRVIAATNRDIDEEVKEKRFRADLYYRINVVKIYVLPLRERREDIELLTEYFVDRYSREIGKPIKGVDKDVKEVLLNYSWPGNVREFQNIIKRGIILTQNEYIKLSDIPNEIAVLAGKEKVQNQGISGFFELRSHEMAKFEREYLEKLLTRFKGDVSEAAKEAKLPKGTLYRFLKKYKLRTDNFRK; from the coding sequence ATGAAGATTCCAAAAGTCCTCATAGTTGATGATGAACCTGATATGCTTGAGGTCTGCGAGGATGCTTTAAAGAGATTAGATCTGAGCGTATCAACTGAAGCGAATGTATTAAATGCCCTGGAAATGTTAAATAAAAATGACTGGGCTCTCGTGCTTGTGGATTTAAAGATGCCGGAGATGGATGGAATAAGCTTTCTTAAAAAAGTCCTGGAGATCTCTCCCGAAACGATGGTTTGTATGATAACAGGATATCCCACTGTTGAAACTGCAGTGGAAGCAATAAAACTTGGAGCTTATGATTATGTCATCAAGCCCTTTACTCCAGAACAGATTCGGGTTGTAGTGAAGCGTGCTCTTGAGCAAAAATATTTAAGAGAAGAAAATGTTTTTCTCAGAAGACATTTCGAGCAAACATATAAGTTTGATAATATAGTGGGGAAAAGCCAACCAATGCAAAAAATTTTTGAACTTATTAATCAAGTAGCTCCAACTGATTCTGATGTATTGCTGATAGGGGAGAGTGGAACAGGTAAGGAGTTGATTGCACGAAGTATCCATACTCGAAGCAATCGAAAAGATAGACCATTTGTTCCTGTGGACTGCAGCGCGATACCTGAGAATTTAATGGAAAGCGAATTTTTTGGATATGAAAAGGGAGCTTTTACTGATGCATCAACCTCAAGAATGGGACTTCTTGAATTTGCCCATAAAGGAACATTCTTTTTAGATGAGATATGCGAACTCAGTCTTTCATTGCAGGCTAAACTTCTAAGGACTTTACAGGAGAGAAGTTTTAGAAGAATAGGAGCAAGGGAAGAGAAAAGAGTCGATGTACGGGTTATAGCGGCAACTAATCGGGATATTGATGAAGAAGTCAAAGAAAAAAGGTTTCGTGCAGACCTTTATTATCGTATAAATGTCGTTAAAATATATGTTCTGCCTCTCAGAGAGAGAAGAGAGGATATAGAATTGTTAACAGAGTATTTTGTTGATCGCTATTCAAGAGAGATAGGAAAACCAATAAAAGGTGTTGATAAGGATGTAAAGGAAGTGCTTTTAAATTATTCATGGCCTGGTAATGTAAGGGAATTTCAGAATATTATTAAAAGAGGAATAATATTAACTCAGAATGAGTATATCAAGCTAAGCGATATTCCCAATGAAATTGCAGTACTGGCAGGAAAGGAAAAAGTTCAAAATCAAGGAATTTCAGGATTTTTTGAACTCCGTTCTCATGAAATGGCGAAGTTTGAAAGAGAATATTTGGAGAAATTACTCACAAGATTCAAGGGTGATGTTTCGGAGGCTGCAAAGGAAGCGAAACTTCCAAAGGGCACATTATACAGATTTCTCAAAAAATATAAGCTCAGGACTGATAATTTTCGAAAGTAA